One window of Parambassis ranga chromosome 3, fParRan2.1, whole genome shotgun sequence genomic DNA carries:
- the ano1a gene encoding anoctamin-1a isoform X3, whose translation MLKKSDNYLPVPGEEKNVDVDFKTMDRDNESIPMKNLYADNGSALHPELPYFSDGRRRVDYVLAYHIEKPSSLRRQSSRFSNSNFIRRLRRSLSMRSSRAPLQPKEDPEIAAQEQRTDYHEDDKRFRREEFEENLLEMGLELEKDEGSKIPGIGFLKIHAPWNVLCREAEFMKLKMPTKKVYDVKQGSNLVEKIRLFIHKVTAPLHPKVDAYKPQTVKSLSHPFSREKQHLFDLSDRDKFFDSKNRSSIVYEILKRTRCTRAKYSMGITSLLANGVYSSAYPLHDGDVEGENAEPNDRKLLCEEWASYSVFYKYQPIGLIRKYFGEKIGLYFAWLGVYTQMLIPAAIVGVIVFLYGCATVDDNIPSMEICDPRNNITVCPLCDHACSYWKLVEACGTARASHLFDNPATVFFSIFMALWAVLFMEHWKRRQMRLNYLWDLTGFGEEEEEEHKDHNRAEYEFRVMQKTMKQEQSIPKEEKVKLTCTDRLPAYLTTLAMMGFMIAVTFVIVFGVILYRISIKAALHISTYPAARSNIRATVKTTAAIINLIIIIILDEVYAALARWLTTLEVPKTDKSFEERLIFKTFILKFVNAFTPIVYLAFFRGRLVGRPGNYLYVMGSYRMEECAHAGCLMELCIQLCITMLGKQLIQNNLFEIGIPKVKKLLRKRKSDIDSKQEEEMNKTMHRHEKDHFLGPFVGLSPEYMEMIIQFGMVTLFVASFPLAPLFALLNNIIEIRLDAKKFVTELRRPIAAKAKDIGIWYNLLRGLSKVAVIVNAFVISFTSDFIPRLVYQYTYSPDGTMHGFVNHTLSYFNVSDFQPGTDPLQPMHLGYKVEICRYKDYREPPWSSTPYELSKEFWVILAARLAFVIVFQNVVMLMSDFVDWLIPDIPKDISLQIHKEKILMVELFMKEEQGKRFAVRDNPSQDNYTTPSPANQSPPQPRSRPVSHANCY comes from the exons CCAATGAAAAACCTTTATGCAGATAATGGCTCAGCTTTACATCCAGAGCTACCATACTTCTCTGATGGGCGGCGTCGTGTGGACTATGTGCTGGCATACCACATAGAAAAACCCAGCAGCCTTCGCCGGCAGTCGTCCAGATTCAGCAACAGTAATTTTATACGGAGGCTTCGGCGCAGTCTTAGTATGAGAAGCAGTCGTGCCCCACTGCAGCCAAAGGAGGACCCAGAGATTGCCGCTCAGGAGCAGCGGACTGACTATCATGAGGATGATAAACGCTTCAGGCGGGAGGAGTTTGAAGAAAACCTCCTAGAGATggggctggagctggagaaggaTGAAggg aGTAAGATCCCTGGAATTGGTTTCTTGAAGATTCATGCTCCCTGGAATGTCTTGTGCCGAGAGGCTGAGTTCATGAAGCTCAAGATGCCAACAAAGAAG gtATATGACGTGAAACAAGGCAGCAATCTGGTAGAGAAAATTCGACTGTTCATCCACAAAGTTACAGCTCCTCTCCACCCAAAAGTTGATGCTTACAAACCACAAACTGTCAAATCCCTTTCTCATCCTTTCTCCAGAGAGAAGCAGCATCT ATTTGACCTGTCTGACAGGGACAAGTTCTTTGACAGCAAAAACAGGAGTTCAATA GTTTATGAGATACTGAAGAGGACCAGATGCACCAGAGCCAAATACTCCATGG GGATCACCAGCCTGCTAGCTAATGGTGTCTACTCGTCTGCTTATCCTCTGCATGAT GGAGACGTCGAAGGAGAGAATGCAGAACCTAATGACAGAAAG CTGCTGTGCGAGGAGTGGGCCAGCTACAGTGTCTTCTACAAGTACCAGCCGATTGGACTCATCAG gaAGTATTTTGGGGAGAAGATTGGACTGTATTTCGCCTGGTTAGGAGTCTACACACAGATGCTAATCCCTGCTGCCATTGTTGGAGTGATTGTTTTCCTCTATGGCTGTGCCACTGTTGATGATAACATCCCGAG TATGGAGATTTGTGATCCCAGGAACAACATCACAGTGTGTCCACTGTGTGACCATGCCTGCAGCTACTGGAAGTTGGTTGAAGCATGTGGCACGGCCCGAGCCAGCCACCTGTTCGACAACCCAGCCACTGTTTTCTTCTCCATCTTCATGGCCCTCTGGG cTGTTCTCTTCATGGAACACTGGAAGAGGCGGCAGATGCGACTGAACTATCTCTGGGATCTGACAGGttttggagaggaagaggag GAGGAACATAAG GACCACAACCGAGCAGAGTACGAGTTCCGGGTTATGCAAAAGACAATGAAACAAGAACAGTCCATCCCAAAG gaAGAGAAGGTGAAGCtgacatgcacagacagactgccAGCTTATCTGACTACTTTGGCCATGATGGGCTTCATG ATAGCTGTGACATTTGTCATAGTGTTTGGGGTCATCCTGTACCGGATTAGCATTAAAGCGGCATTACATATAAGCACCTACCCTGCAGCACGGTCCAACATTCGAGCTACTGTCAAAACCACTGCTGCCATCATCAATcttatcatcattatcatcctAGATGAAGTCTACGCTGCCCTTGCCCGCTGGCTCACCACACTGG AGGttccaaagacagacaaaaGTTTTGAAGAACGCCTCATctttaaaacttttattttgaagttcgTCAATGCCTTCACACCCATTGTTTATTTGGCCTTTTTTAGGGGCAG ACTTGTTGGAAGGCCTGGGAACTACTTGTATGTCATGGGATCCTACAGAATGGAAGAG TGTGCCCATGCAGGCTGCCTCATGGAGCTTTGCATCCAGTTGTGCATCACCATGCTAGGCAAGCAGCTTATCCAGAACAACCTGTTTGAGATTGGCATACC GAAGGTGAAGAAATTGCTCCGGAAGAGGAAATCAGACATTGACTCAAagcaagaggaggagatgaataaAACTATGCATCGCCATGAGAAAGACCATTTTCTGGGTCCATTTGTTGGCCTCAGCCCTGAGTACATGGAGATGA TAATCCAGTTTGGGATGGTGACCCTTTTTGTGGCCTCCTTTCCTCTGGCTCCACTCTTTGCTCTTCTGAATAACATCATCGAAATTCGCTTGGACGCCAAGAAGTTTGTTACGGAGCTGCGCAGACCGATTGCAGCCAAAGCCAAAGACATTG gCATCTGGTACAATCTCTTGAGGGGCCTCAGCAAGGTAGCAGTCATCGTTAAT GCTTTCGTCATCTCCTTCACATCTGACTTCATCCCGCGGCTGGTCTATCAGTACACATACAGTCCTGATGGCACCATGCATGGCTTCGTCAATCACACTCTGTCATACTTCAATGTCAGTGACTTCCAGCCAGGCACAGATCCCCTACAGCCGATGCACCTCGGCTACAAGGTAGAAATATGCAG ATACAAGGACTACAGAGAGCCTCCCTGGTCCAGCACGCCATATGAACTTTCCAAGGAGTTTTGGGTCATTCTAGCAGCCCGCCTCGCCTTTGTTATTGTCTTTCAG AACGTGGTAATGCTAATGAGTGACTTTGTGGACTGGCTCATCCCAGACATCCCCAAAGACATCAGCCTCCAGATCCACAAGGAGAAGATCCTCATGGTAGAGCTCTTCATGAAGGAGGAACAGGGCAAAAGGTTTGCAGTAAGGGACAACCCCAGCCAGGACAACTACACCACCCCCTCACCAGCAAATCAGAGCCCTCCACAGCCACGCTCTCGGCCTGTttcacatgctaactgctattGA
- the ano1a gene encoding anoctamin-1a isoform X2, producing MERQHEPVRSAEELGSPLFVSCEESDSPQQEECTMLKKSDNYLPVPGEEKNVDVDFKTMDRDNESIPMKNLYADNGSALHPELPYFSDGRRRVDYVLAYHIEKPSSLRRQSSRFSNSNFIRRLRRSLSMRSSRAPLQPKEDPEIAAQEQRTDYHEDDKRFRREEFEENLLEMGLELEKDEGSKIPGIGFLKIHAPWNVLCREAEFMKLKMPTKKVYDVKQGSNLVEKIRLFIHKVTAPLHPKVDAYKPQTVKSLSHPFSREKQHLFDLSDRDKFFDSKNRSSIVYEILKRTRCTRAKYSMGITSLLANGVYSSAYPLHDGDVEGENAEPNDRKLLCEEWASYSVFYKYQPIGLIRKYFGEKIGLYFAWLGVYTQMLIPAAIVGVIVFLYGCATVDDNIPSMEICDPRNNITVCPLCDHACSYWKLVEACGTARASHLFDNPATVFFSIFMALWAVLFMEHWKRRQMRLNYLWDLTGFGEEEEDHNRAEYEFRVMQKTMKQEQSIPKEEKVKLTCTDRLPAYLTTLAMMGFMIAVTFVIVFGVILYRISIKAALHISTYPAARSNIRATVKTTAAIINLIIIIILDEVYAALARWLTTLEVPKTDKSFEERLIFKTFILKFVNAFTPIVYLAFFRGRLVGRPGNYLYVMGSYRMEECAHAGCLMELCIQLCITMLGKQLIQNNLFEIGIPKVKKLLRKRKSDIDSKQEEEMNKTMHRHEKDHFLGPFVGLSPEYMEMIIQFGMVTLFVASFPLAPLFALLNNIIEIRLDAKKFVTELRRPIAAKAKDIGIWYNLLRGLSKVAVIVNAFVISFTSDFIPRLVYQYTYSPDGTMHGFVNHTLSYFNVSDFQPGTDPLQPMHLGYKVEICRYKDYREPPWSSTPYELSKEFWVILAARLAFVIVFQNVVMLMSDFVDWLIPDIPKDISLQIHKEKILMVELFMKEEQGKRFAVRDNPSQDNYTTPSPANQSPPQPRSRPVSHANCY from the exons CCAATGAAAAACCTTTATGCAGATAATGGCTCAGCTTTACATCCAGAGCTACCATACTTCTCTGATGGGCGGCGTCGTGTGGACTATGTGCTGGCATACCACATAGAAAAACCCAGCAGCCTTCGCCGGCAGTCGTCCAGATTCAGCAACAGTAATTTTATACGGAGGCTTCGGCGCAGTCTTAGTATGAGAAGCAGTCGTGCCCCACTGCAGCCAAAGGAGGACCCAGAGATTGCCGCTCAGGAGCAGCGGACTGACTATCATGAGGATGATAAACGCTTCAGGCGGGAGGAGTTTGAAGAAAACCTCCTAGAGATggggctggagctggagaaggaTGAAggg aGTAAGATCCCTGGAATTGGTTTCTTGAAGATTCATGCTCCCTGGAATGTCTTGTGCCGAGAGGCTGAGTTCATGAAGCTCAAGATGCCAACAAAGAAG gtATATGACGTGAAACAAGGCAGCAATCTGGTAGAGAAAATTCGACTGTTCATCCACAAAGTTACAGCTCCTCTCCACCCAAAAGTTGATGCTTACAAACCACAAACTGTCAAATCCCTTTCTCATCCTTTCTCCAGAGAGAAGCAGCATCT ATTTGACCTGTCTGACAGGGACAAGTTCTTTGACAGCAAAAACAGGAGTTCAATA GTTTATGAGATACTGAAGAGGACCAGATGCACCAGAGCCAAATACTCCATGG GGATCACCAGCCTGCTAGCTAATGGTGTCTACTCGTCTGCTTATCCTCTGCATGAT GGAGACGTCGAAGGAGAGAATGCAGAACCTAATGACAGAAAG CTGCTGTGCGAGGAGTGGGCCAGCTACAGTGTCTTCTACAAGTACCAGCCGATTGGACTCATCAG gaAGTATTTTGGGGAGAAGATTGGACTGTATTTCGCCTGGTTAGGAGTCTACACACAGATGCTAATCCCTGCTGCCATTGTTGGAGTGATTGTTTTCCTCTATGGCTGTGCCACTGTTGATGATAACATCCCGAG TATGGAGATTTGTGATCCCAGGAACAACATCACAGTGTGTCCACTGTGTGACCATGCCTGCAGCTACTGGAAGTTGGTTGAAGCATGTGGCACGGCCCGAGCCAGCCACCTGTTCGACAACCCAGCCACTGTTTTCTTCTCCATCTTCATGGCCCTCTGGG cTGTTCTCTTCATGGAACACTGGAAGAGGCGGCAGATGCGACTGAACTATCTCTGGGATCTGACAGGttttggagaggaagaggag GACCACAACCGAGCAGAGTACGAGTTCCGGGTTATGCAAAAGACAATGAAACAAGAACAGTCCATCCCAAAG gaAGAGAAGGTGAAGCtgacatgcacagacagactgccAGCTTATCTGACTACTTTGGCCATGATGGGCTTCATG ATAGCTGTGACATTTGTCATAGTGTTTGGGGTCATCCTGTACCGGATTAGCATTAAAGCGGCATTACATATAAGCACCTACCCTGCAGCACGGTCCAACATTCGAGCTACTGTCAAAACCACTGCTGCCATCATCAATcttatcatcattatcatcctAGATGAAGTCTACGCTGCCCTTGCCCGCTGGCTCACCACACTGG AGGttccaaagacagacaaaaGTTTTGAAGAACGCCTCATctttaaaacttttattttgaagttcgTCAATGCCTTCACACCCATTGTTTATTTGGCCTTTTTTAGGGGCAG ACTTGTTGGAAGGCCTGGGAACTACTTGTATGTCATGGGATCCTACAGAATGGAAGAG TGTGCCCATGCAGGCTGCCTCATGGAGCTTTGCATCCAGTTGTGCATCACCATGCTAGGCAAGCAGCTTATCCAGAACAACCTGTTTGAGATTGGCATACC GAAGGTGAAGAAATTGCTCCGGAAGAGGAAATCAGACATTGACTCAAagcaagaggaggagatgaataaAACTATGCATCGCCATGAGAAAGACCATTTTCTGGGTCCATTTGTTGGCCTCAGCCCTGAGTACATGGAGATGA TAATCCAGTTTGGGATGGTGACCCTTTTTGTGGCCTCCTTTCCTCTGGCTCCACTCTTTGCTCTTCTGAATAACATCATCGAAATTCGCTTGGACGCCAAGAAGTTTGTTACGGAGCTGCGCAGACCGATTGCAGCCAAAGCCAAAGACATTG gCATCTGGTACAATCTCTTGAGGGGCCTCAGCAAGGTAGCAGTCATCGTTAAT GCTTTCGTCATCTCCTTCACATCTGACTTCATCCCGCGGCTGGTCTATCAGTACACATACAGTCCTGATGGCACCATGCATGGCTTCGTCAATCACACTCTGTCATACTTCAATGTCAGTGACTTCCAGCCAGGCACAGATCCCCTACAGCCGATGCACCTCGGCTACAAGGTAGAAATATGCAG ATACAAGGACTACAGAGAGCCTCCCTGGTCCAGCACGCCATATGAACTTTCCAAGGAGTTTTGGGTCATTCTAGCAGCCCGCCTCGCCTTTGTTATTGTCTTTCAG AACGTGGTAATGCTAATGAGTGACTTTGTGGACTGGCTCATCCCAGACATCCCCAAAGACATCAGCCTCCAGATCCACAAGGAGAAGATCCTCATGGTAGAGCTCTTCATGAAGGAGGAACAGGGCAAAAGGTTTGCAGTAAGGGACAACCCCAGCCAGGACAACTACACCACCCCCTCACCAGCAAATCAGAGCCCTCCACAGCCACGCTCTCGGCCTGTttcacatgctaactgctattGA
- the ano1a gene encoding anoctamin-1a isoform X1, with protein MERQHEPVRSAEELGSPLFVSCEESDSPQQEECTMLKKSDNYLPVPGEEKNVDVDFKTMDRDNESIPMKNLYADNGSALHPELPYFSDGRRRVDYVLAYHIEKPSSLRRQSSRFSNSNFIRRLRRSLSMRSSRAPLQPKEDPEIAAQEQRTDYHEDDKRFRREEFEENLLEMGLELEKDEGSKIPGIGFLKIHAPWNVLCREAEFMKLKMPTKKVYDVKQGSNLVEKIRLFIHKVTAPLHPKVDAYKPQTVKSLSHPFSREKQHLFDLSDRDKFFDSKNRSSIVYEILKRTRCTRAKYSMGITSLLANGVYSSAYPLHDGDVEGENAEPNDRKLLCEEWASYSVFYKYQPIGLIRKYFGEKIGLYFAWLGVYTQMLIPAAIVGVIVFLYGCATVDDNIPSMEICDPRNNITVCPLCDHACSYWKLVEACGTARASHLFDNPATVFFSIFMALWAVLFMEHWKRRQMRLNYLWDLTGFGEEEEEEHKDHNRAEYEFRVMQKTMKQEQSIPKEEKVKLTCTDRLPAYLTTLAMMGFMIAVTFVIVFGVILYRISIKAALHISTYPAARSNIRATVKTTAAIINLIIIIILDEVYAALARWLTTLEVPKTDKSFEERLIFKTFILKFVNAFTPIVYLAFFRGRLVGRPGNYLYVMGSYRMEECAHAGCLMELCIQLCITMLGKQLIQNNLFEIGIPKVKKLLRKRKSDIDSKQEEEMNKTMHRHEKDHFLGPFVGLSPEYMEMIIQFGMVTLFVASFPLAPLFALLNNIIEIRLDAKKFVTELRRPIAAKAKDIGIWYNLLRGLSKVAVIVNAFVISFTSDFIPRLVYQYTYSPDGTMHGFVNHTLSYFNVSDFQPGTDPLQPMHLGYKVEICRYKDYREPPWSSTPYELSKEFWVILAARLAFVIVFQNVVMLMSDFVDWLIPDIPKDISLQIHKEKILMVELFMKEEQGKRFAVRDNPSQDNYTTPSPANQSPPQPRSRPVSHANCY; from the exons CCAATGAAAAACCTTTATGCAGATAATGGCTCAGCTTTACATCCAGAGCTACCATACTTCTCTGATGGGCGGCGTCGTGTGGACTATGTGCTGGCATACCACATAGAAAAACCCAGCAGCCTTCGCCGGCAGTCGTCCAGATTCAGCAACAGTAATTTTATACGGAGGCTTCGGCGCAGTCTTAGTATGAGAAGCAGTCGTGCCCCACTGCAGCCAAAGGAGGACCCAGAGATTGCCGCTCAGGAGCAGCGGACTGACTATCATGAGGATGATAAACGCTTCAGGCGGGAGGAGTTTGAAGAAAACCTCCTAGAGATggggctggagctggagaaggaTGAAggg aGTAAGATCCCTGGAATTGGTTTCTTGAAGATTCATGCTCCCTGGAATGTCTTGTGCCGAGAGGCTGAGTTCATGAAGCTCAAGATGCCAACAAAGAAG gtATATGACGTGAAACAAGGCAGCAATCTGGTAGAGAAAATTCGACTGTTCATCCACAAAGTTACAGCTCCTCTCCACCCAAAAGTTGATGCTTACAAACCACAAACTGTCAAATCCCTTTCTCATCCTTTCTCCAGAGAGAAGCAGCATCT ATTTGACCTGTCTGACAGGGACAAGTTCTTTGACAGCAAAAACAGGAGTTCAATA GTTTATGAGATACTGAAGAGGACCAGATGCACCAGAGCCAAATACTCCATGG GGATCACCAGCCTGCTAGCTAATGGTGTCTACTCGTCTGCTTATCCTCTGCATGAT GGAGACGTCGAAGGAGAGAATGCAGAACCTAATGACAGAAAG CTGCTGTGCGAGGAGTGGGCCAGCTACAGTGTCTTCTACAAGTACCAGCCGATTGGACTCATCAG gaAGTATTTTGGGGAGAAGATTGGACTGTATTTCGCCTGGTTAGGAGTCTACACACAGATGCTAATCCCTGCTGCCATTGTTGGAGTGATTGTTTTCCTCTATGGCTGTGCCACTGTTGATGATAACATCCCGAG TATGGAGATTTGTGATCCCAGGAACAACATCACAGTGTGTCCACTGTGTGACCATGCCTGCAGCTACTGGAAGTTGGTTGAAGCATGTGGCACGGCCCGAGCCAGCCACCTGTTCGACAACCCAGCCACTGTTTTCTTCTCCATCTTCATGGCCCTCTGGG cTGTTCTCTTCATGGAACACTGGAAGAGGCGGCAGATGCGACTGAACTATCTCTGGGATCTGACAGGttttggagaggaagaggag GAGGAACATAAG GACCACAACCGAGCAGAGTACGAGTTCCGGGTTATGCAAAAGACAATGAAACAAGAACAGTCCATCCCAAAG gaAGAGAAGGTGAAGCtgacatgcacagacagactgccAGCTTATCTGACTACTTTGGCCATGATGGGCTTCATG ATAGCTGTGACATTTGTCATAGTGTTTGGGGTCATCCTGTACCGGATTAGCATTAAAGCGGCATTACATATAAGCACCTACCCTGCAGCACGGTCCAACATTCGAGCTACTGTCAAAACCACTGCTGCCATCATCAATcttatcatcattatcatcctAGATGAAGTCTACGCTGCCCTTGCCCGCTGGCTCACCACACTGG AGGttccaaagacagacaaaaGTTTTGAAGAACGCCTCATctttaaaacttttattttgaagttcgTCAATGCCTTCACACCCATTGTTTATTTGGCCTTTTTTAGGGGCAG ACTTGTTGGAAGGCCTGGGAACTACTTGTATGTCATGGGATCCTACAGAATGGAAGAG TGTGCCCATGCAGGCTGCCTCATGGAGCTTTGCATCCAGTTGTGCATCACCATGCTAGGCAAGCAGCTTATCCAGAACAACCTGTTTGAGATTGGCATACC GAAGGTGAAGAAATTGCTCCGGAAGAGGAAATCAGACATTGACTCAAagcaagaggaggagatgaataaAACTATGCATCGCCATGAGAAAGACCATTTTCTGGGTCCATTTGTTGGCCTCAGCCCTGAGTACATGGAGATGA TAATCCAGTTTGGGATGGTGACCCTTTTTGTGGCCTCCTTTCCTCTGGCTCCACTCTTTGCTCTTCTGAATAACATCATCGAAATTCGCTTGGACGCCAAGAAGTTTGTTACGGAGCTGCGCAGACCGATTGCAGCCAAAGCCAAAGACATTG gCATCTGGTACAATCTCTTGAGGGGCCTCAGCAAGGTAGCAGTCATCGTTAAT GCTTTCGTCATCTCCTTCACATCTGACTTCATCCCGCGGCTGGTCTATCAGTACACATACAGTCCTGATGGCACCATGCATGGCTTCGTCAATCACACTCTGTCATACTTCAATGTCAGTGACTTCCAGCCAGGCACAGATCCCCTACAGCCGATGCACCTCGGCTACAAGGTAGAAATATGCAG ATACAAGGACTACAGAGAGCCTCCCTGGTCCAGCACGCCATATGAACTTTCCAAGGAGTTTTGGGTCATTCTAGCAGCCCGCCTCGCCTTTGTTATTGTCTTTCAG AACGTGGTAATGCTAATGAGTGACTTTGTGGACTGGCTCATCCCAGACATCCCCAAAGACATCAGCCTCCAGATCCACAAGGAGAAGATCCTCATGGTAGAGCTCTTCATGAAGGAGGAACAGGGCAAAAGGTTTGCAGTAAGGGACAACCCCAGCCAGGACAACTACACCACCCCCTCACCAGCAAATCAGAGCCCTCCACAGCCACGCTCTCGGCCTGTttcacatgctaactgctattGA